The Oxalobacteraceae bacterium OTU3CINTB1 genome includes a window with the following:
- a CDS encoding phospholipase C, phosphocholine-specific, whose product MSISRRKFLRLAAAGAGVTATSTFPDLIRQALAVPANNATGTLADVEHVVIFMQENRSFDHYFGTLSGVRGFNDPRAIALPNGRPVWYQPDGKGGHVLPFHFDANNTSALSLGTDHSWKGSQSTWQGWDAWVQKKTPQSMGYFDRGDLPFYYALADAFTICDAYHCSVFGATDPNRLYSLTGSNQGWIDNMGKLYNVDKSERFNGDPALDDISPGVIAGAPNWRTYAEVLEANQVSWKVYQEWDNYGDNYLAYFRNFRVNADGSRLDADSPLYRKGRALAPGSTAANAAGTTGDWLVNAFADDVRNNRLPQVSWICSPNDYTEHSPNSPNAGENITARLLAALVANPEVWSKTVFLLMYDENDGFFDHVPSDMAPLNAAMGETTLPAIGIHETYRGEPVGLGPRVPMLVISPWSKGGRVCSQLFDHTSKLRFLEEWLVARGEARDKVRCDLISPWRRTVCGDLTSAFDFRTPNSVWPASVPKTAADRRVAGKPYPVPPAEQTLPRQELGGTAGGPRTACALPYELSVQGRLAGAGQFELSFANSGQAGAAFIVYSGVRKDGPWYYTVEAGKEIDREMWNWTSTGYDLSAHGANGYMRQFKGRFAIAGGARPELLTRYDRINGDISLVLSNLEGRKACRFIITDNAYGAPAASHRVVAGQTLLVPCGLAGSFGWYDFSVTCDADPTWLRRVAGHVETGRDSRTDPVLAGVL is encoded by the coding sequence ATGTCCATCAGCCGCCGCAAATTCCTCCGCCTCGCCGCCGCCGGCGCGGGCGTGACCGCCACTTCCACGTTTCCCGATCTGATCCGCCAGGCGCTGGCCGTCCCCGCCAACAACGCCACCGGCACCCTGGCGGACGTCGAACATGTCGTCATCTTCATGCAGGAAAACCGCTCCTTCGATCATTATTTCGGCACCTTGTCGGGTGTGCGCGGGTTTAACGATCCGCGCGCCATCGCACTGCCCAACGGCCGCCCGGTGTGGTATCAGCCAGACGGCAAGGGCGGCCATGTTCTGCCCTTCCACTTCGATGCCAACAACACCAGCGCGCTGTCGCTCGGCACCGACCATTCTTGGAAAGGGTCGCAAAGCACGTGGCAGGGCTGGGACGCGTGGGTCCAGAAAAAGACGCCGCAGTCCATGGGTTATTTCGATCGCGGCGACCTGCCGTTCTACTACGCGCTGGCCGACGCCTTCACCATTTGCGACGCCTATCACTGCTCGGTGTTCGGCGCCACCGATCCGAACCGCCTGTATTCGCTCACCGGCAGCAACCAGGGCTGGATCGACAATATGGGCAAGCTGTATAACGTCGACAAGTCGGAGCGCTTCAACGGCGATCCGGCGTTGGACGATATCTCCCCCGGCGTCATCGCCGGCGCGCCCAACTGGCGCACCTACGCCGAGGTGCTGGAGGCGAACCAGGTCAGTTGGAAGGTCTACCAGGAGTGGGACAACTACGGCGACAACTACCTGGCCTACTTCAGGAACTTCCGCGTCAACGCCGACGGCAGCCGCCTCGATGCCGACTCGCCCCTTTACCGCAAGGGCCGCGCGCTGGCGCCCGGCTCCACCGCGGCCAACGCCGCCGGTACGACCGGCGACTGGCTGGTCAACGCCTTCGCCGACGACGTGCGCAACAACCGCCTGCCGCAGGTGTCGTGGATCTGCTCCCCCAACGACTACACCGAGCATTCGCCCAACTCGCCCAACGCCGGCGAGAACATCACCGCGCGCCTGCTGGCCGCGCTGGTGGCCAATCCGGAGGTCTGGTCCAAGACCGTGTTCCTGCTGATGTACGACGAAAACGACGGCTTCTTCGACCACGTGCCCTCCGACATGGCGCCACTCAACGCCGCCATGGGCGAGACCACCTTGCCCGCCATCGGCATCCACGAGACCTATCGCGGCGAGCCGGTGGGACTGGGCCCGCGCGTGCCGATGCTGGTGATTTCGCCGTGGAGCAAAGGCGGGCGCGTATGCTCGCAGCTGTTCGACCATACCTCCAAGCTGCGCTTCCTGGAGGAGTGGCTGGTGGCGCGCGGCGAGGCACGCGACAAGGTCCGGTGCGACCTGATCTCGCCGTGGCGGCGCACGGTCTGCGGCGACCTCACGTCGGCCTTCGATTTCCGCACGCCGAACAGCGTCTGGCCTGCCAGCGTGCCGAAGACGGCGGCCGACCGGCGCGTCGCCGGCAAGCCGTATCCGGTGCCGCCGGCCGAGCAAACCTTGCCCCGGCAGGAGTTGGGCGGGACGGCCGGCGGACCGCGCACCGCCTGCGCGCTGCCGTATGAATTATCGGTGCAGGGACGCCTGGCCGGCGCGGGTCAGTTCGAGCTAAGCTTCGCCAACAGCGGCCAGGCCGGCGCGGCCTTCATCGTGTATTCCGGCGTGCGCAAGGACGGACCCTGGTACTACACGGTCGAAGCGGGCAAGGAAATCGACCGTGAAATGTGGAACTGGACCAGCACCGGCTATGACCTCAGCGCGCACGGCGCCAATGGCTATATGCGCCAGTTCAAGGGCCGCTTCGCCATCGCCGGCGGCGCGCGTCCGGAACTGCTGACGCGCTACGACCGGATCAATGGCGACATCAGCCTGGTGCTGTCGAATCTGGAAGGACGCAAGGCCTGCCGCTTCATCATCACCGACAATGCCTATGGCGCGCCGGCCGCCAGCCACCGCGTGGTGGCCGGCCAGACCTTGCTGGTGCCGTGCGGGCTGGCGGGCAGCTTCGGATGGTACGATTTCAGTGTCACCTGCGATGCCGATCCGACATGGCTGCGCCGCGTCGCCGGCCACGTGGAAACGGGGCGGGACAGCCGCACCGACCCGGTGCTGGCCGGCGTGCTGTAA
- a CDS encoding alginate export family protein: MPRTSHALRRCGGVLALVAGAAAGAQTLAAAPVDAAPPCDVKRPSVNFNRWNENWGVLADPCLPRQPLDGLKYIPLGADGSSYLSLGGGLRERYEHIATPLFGAGSAPADGYVIQRANVHADLRLGSYVQVFGQLVDARAFQKQSIAPPDKDKLDVEQLFVTVAVPTADGAIKVRAGRQEMAFDLQRFIAVRDGPNVRQAFDGVWADWEHGPWRVIGYVTQPVQNRSVDSFDDYSNGHLTLNGLRLERQGLGPGDLSGYYSRYRRDGARFLDAQGDERRDVYDLRYNGKTGNADWDVEGMLQHGEVGAKRVSSWAIGSIAGYTFAATPWTPRLGVQFDMASGDKHAGDGKLGTFNPLFANGYYFSLAGLTGYSNLIHLKPSLTVKPVKALSVTTALGLQWRQTTGDAVYVQSMAGVPRTAGQGSRWTGAYAQLRTDWVVSPNVTASLEAVHFRAGDSLRAAGGGSANYLGMELKFGW; the protein is encoded by the coding sequence ATGCCGCGCACTAGTCACGCGCTGCGCCGCTGCGGTGGCGTGCTGGCGCTGGTCGCCGGTGCCGCCGCCGGCGCGCAGACGCTGGCGGCGGCCCCTGTCGATGCCGCGCCGCCCTGCGACGTCAAACGCCCGTCGGTGAACTTCAACCGCTGGAACGAGAACTGGGGCGTGCTGGCCGATCCGTGCTTGCCGCGCCAGCCGCTCGACGGCCTGAAATACATCCCGCTGGGTGCGGACGGCTCGTCATATCTGTCGCTCGGTGGCGGTTTGCGTGAACGCTATGAGCACATCGCCACGCCGCTGTTCGGCGCCGGCAGCGCCCCGGCGGACGGCTACGTGATCCAGCGCGCCAATGTGCACGCGGACCTGCGGCTTGGCAGCTACGTGCAGGTGTTCGGCCAGCTGGTTGACGCGCGCGCCTTTCAAAAACAGTCGATCGCCCCACCGGACAAGGACAAGCTTGATGTCGAGCAGCTGTTCGTGACCGTGGCCGTGCCCACCGCCGACGGGGCAATCAAAGTGCGCGCGGGACGCCAGGAAATGGCCTTCGACCTGCAGCGCTTCATCGCCGTGCGCGACGGCCCGAACGTACGGCAGGCGTTCGATGGCGTCTGGGCCGACTGGGAGCACGGACCGTGGCGCGTAATCGGTTACGTCACGCAGCCGGTGCAGAACCGCAGCGTCGACAGCTTCGACGACTACTCCAACGGCCACCTGACCTTGAACGGCCTGCGCCTGGAGCGGCAGGGCCTCGGCCCGGGCGATTTGTCCGGCTATTACTCGCGCTACCGGCGCGACGGCGCGCGTTTTCTCGACGCGCAGGGCGACGAGCGCCGGGATGTCTACGACCTGCGCTACAACGGCAAGACCGGCAACGCCGACTGGGACGTGGAGGGCATGCTGCAGCATGGCGAGGTTGGCGCCAAGCGCGTGTCGTCCTGGGCGATCGGCTCGATCGCCGGCTACACCTTCGCCGCGACGCCCTGGACGCCGCGCTTAGGCGTGCAGTTCGACATGGCCTCCGGCGACAAGCACGCCGGCGACGGCAAGCTGGGGACCTTCAATCCGCTGTTCGCCAATGGCTACTATTTTTCGCTGGCCGGCCTCACCGGCTACAGCAACCTGATACACCTGAAACCGTCGCTGACGGTCAAGCCGGTGAAGGCGCTCAGCGTGACGACGGCGCTCGGGCTGCAATGGCGCCAGACCACCGGCGACGCAGTGTACGTGCAAAGCATGGCGGGCGTGCCGCGCACGGCGGGGCAGGGAAGCCGCTGGACCGGCGCCTACGCGCAGCTGCGCACCGACTGGGTGGTCAGCCCGAACGTAACGGCGTCGCTGGAAGCGGTGCACTTCCGAGCCGGCGACAGCCTGCGCGCGGCCGGTGGCGGCAGCGCCAACTACCTCGGCATGGAGCTCAAGTTCGGCTGGTAA
- a CDS encoding glyoxalase encodes MTTHFIRTRIASYAMAFSLALPALAMAAPDVAVAPQYDTTHVYVQNADIDVFVTSFVNTFGGKASPRAVFTVTPTPSKTASQYVQTPVGMLSVFAFQTPIPYGFGTERTGYLVTDINDATKAAVEAGADVTVEPFDDPIGKDVLIQWAGGVNMQLYWHTKAPSYAPLHSVPDNRVYVSRVSADKFIGQFKQFAHAKVASDEQVDGGEIGRAGEKIRRVHLTSKFGKMTVFVSDGKLPFPFGRETTGYQVDDMAATLAKAAANGVNVLSPPYKTSKGNASAMLQFPGGYISEIHDAAH; translated from the coding sequence ATGACAACGCATTTCATCCGCACCCGCATCGCCTCCTACGCCATGGCCTTCTCGCTGGCGCTGCCGGCGCTGGCCATGGCCGCGCCGGACGTCGCCGTCGCGCCGCAGTACGACACCACCCACGTGTACGTGCAAAACGCCGACATCGACGTCTTCGTCACCAGCTTCGTCAACACCTTCGGCGGCAAGGCATCGCCGCGCGCGGTGTTCACCGTCACGCCGACGCCGAGCAAGACCGCGTCGCAGTACGTGCAAACGCCGGTGGGCATGCTGTCGGTGTTCGCGTTCCAGACGCCGATTCCGTACGGCTTCGGCACCGAGCGCACCGGCTACCTGGTCACCGACATCAACGATGCCACCAAGGCGGCGGTGGAGGCGGGCGCCGACGTCACCGTCGAACCGTTCGACGACCCGATCGGCAAGGATGTGCTGATCCAGTGGGCCGGCGGCGTCAATATGCAGTTGTACTGGCACACCAAGGCGCCGTCGTACGCGCCGCTGCACTCGGTGCCGGACAATCGCGTGTACGTCTCGCGCGTGTCGGCCGACAAATTCATCGGCCAGTTCAAGCAGTTCGCGCACGCCAAAGTGGCCAGCGACGAGCAGGTCGACGGCGGTGAGATCGGCCGCGCCGGCGAAAAGATTCGCCGCGTGCACCTGACGTCGAAGTTCGGCAAGATGACGGTGTTCGTCAGCGACGGCAAGCTGCCGTTCCCGTTCGGCCGCGAGACCACCGGCTATCAGGTCGACGACATGGCGGCCACCTTGGCCAAGGCGGCCGCCAATGGCGTGAATGTTTTGTCGCCGCCGTACAAGACCAGCAAGGGCAACGCCAGCGCGATGCTGCAATTCCCGGGCGGTTACATCAGCGAGATCCACGATGCCGCGCACTAG
- a CDS encoding TetR/AcrR family transcriptional regulator, with translation MAEQTTSNKILAAARALLEREGADEVSMRRVADAVGITPMAIYRHFANREALLKAVADAAFLEVAQEWATRARHPDLMQALRHSMENYLDYALRHPHMFDFNFSVSRDDARRFPEDFRARCSPTLNVVADMLTEAMRQGLLREGDPWDIAMTLWAQAHGLIALYRAGRFSYDEERFRAFYLQSIGVVFDGIVR, from the coding sequence ATGGCTGAGCAAACCACATCGAACAAGATTCTGGCCGCCGCGCGCGCGCTGCTGGAAAGGGAAGGCGCCGACGAGGTGAGCATGCGCCGCGTCGCCGACGCCGTCGGCATCACGCCGATGGCGATCTACCGCCACTTCGCCAATCGCGAGGCGTTGCTGAAGGCCGTCGCCGACGCAGCCTTTCTGGAGGTGGCCCAGGAATGGGCCACGCGCGCCCGGCACCCGGATCTGATGCAGGCGTTGCGGCACTCCATGGAAAACTACCTCGACTATGCGCTGCGGCATCCGCATATGTTCGACTTCAACTTCTCGGTGTCGCGCGACGACGCGCGCCGCTTCCCGGAAGACTTCCGCGCCCGCTGTTCGCCCACGCTCAACGTCGTGGCGGACATGCTGACCGAAGCGATGCGCCAGGGCCTGCTGCGCGAGGGCGATCCGTGGGACATCGCCATGACCTTGTGGGCGCAGGCGCACGGCCTGATCGCCCTGTACCGCGCCGGCCGCTTCAGCTATGACGAGGAACGGTTCCGCGCCTTCTACCTGCAATCCATTGGAGTGGTATTTGATGGCATCGTCCGCTAA
- a CDS encoding YbhB/YbcL family Raf kinase inhibitor-like protein, translating into MRHKFAGATPAILGAVLMACSGFSHAQQGDGTRVAIAAAIVKPDKVEATPERIAAIKAPAGFTVTAFATGLKNIRIVAVAPDGTIYVSRRDQGDVLMFKDANGDGRADGPPVTVANRAGAHGLAIRNGKLYLATVKEVFVADILGDGKLSPLKLIIGDLPDSGQHPNRTLAFGPDGMLYISAGSTCNVCNESNPENATLLRATPDGKQRTIFASGLRNTIGFDWHPRTGELWAPDHGIDFLGDDDQPEELNKLELGKQYGWPHVYGDGKIYPQSTPVGDITKQEWKARSEPMVLGYTAHSAPMQMLFYRGSNFPSEYQGDAFVTMRGSWNRSAPSGYEVVRIRFADGQAKSIEPFVTGFLTDGGKTHIARPVGLAMAKDGSLLMADDGNGVLYRIAYSGKDKGSAPLPPPPAGPMQQQAQKGNNVPLALTRAPSRGDAKLSVRSPAFAGGAPMAAKYSEYAEGVSPPLTWAAVEGAKSYVVIAEDPDAPQKPFVHWLAWNIPSSVTALPEGLQEQPRLTEPEGVLQGRNTRGSLGYYGPRPPVGDPAHHYHFQLFALDTTLTLPFGADRDQLLQAIQGHVLAKGEVVGRYAQSQQPPK; encoded by the coding sequence ATGCGACACAAATTTGCCGGCGCGACACCTGCCATCCTCGGCGCCGTGCTAATGGCTTGCTCCGGCTTTTCCCATGCTCAACAAGGCGACGGCACGCGCGTGGCGATCGCCGCCGCCATCGTCAAGCCCGACAAGGTCGAGGCGACGCCCGAGCGCATCGCCGCCATCAAGGCGCCTGCGGGTTTTACGGTGACGGCCTTTGCCACCGGGCTGAAAAATATCCGCATCGTCGCCGTCGCCCCCGACGGCACGATCTACGTCAGCCGGCGCGACCAGGGTGACGTGCTGATGTTCAAGGACGCCAACGGCGACGGCCGCGCCGACGGGCCGCCAGTCACCGTAGCCAACCGCGCCGGCGCGCACGGCCTGGCGATCCGCAACGGCAAGCTCTACCTGGCCACGGTGAAAGAGGTCTTCGTCGCCGACATCCTCGGCGACGGCAAGCTTTCTCCGTTGAAGCTGATCATCGGCGATCTGCCGGACTCGGGCCAGCATCCCAACCGCACGCTGGCCTTCGGCCCGGACGGCATGTTGTATATCAGCGCGGGATCGACCTGCAACGTCTGCAACGAGAGCAATCCGGAAAACGCCACCCTGCTGCGCGCCACGCCGGACGGTAAGCAGCGCACCATCTTCGCGTCGGGGCTGCGCAACACCATCGGCTTCGACTGGCACCCGCGCACCGGCGAACTATGGGCGCCCGACCACGGCATCGACTTCCTCGGCGACGACGACCAGCCCGAAGAGCTCAACAAGCTAGAACTGGGCAAACAGTACGGCTGGCCGCACGTCTATGGCGACGGCAAGATCTACCCGCAAAGCACGCCGGTTGGCGATATCACCAAGCAAGAATGGAAGGCGCGCAGCGAGCCGATGGTGCTCGGCTACACCGCCCACTCGGCGCCGATGCAAATGCTGTTCTATCGCGGCAGCAATTTCCCGTCCGAGTACCAAGGGGACGCCTTTGTCACCATGCGCGGCTCATGGAACCGCAGCGCCCCGTCCGGCTACGAAGTGGTCCGGATCCGGTTCGCCGACGGCCAGGCCAAGTCGATCGAACCGTTTGTCACCGGCTTCCTGACGGACGGCGGCAAGACCCACATCGCGCGTCCGGTCGGGCTGGCGATGGCCAAGGATGGTTCCCTGCTGATGGCTGACGATGGCAATGGTGTGCTTTATCGCATTGCCTACTCGGGCAAGGATAAGGGATCGGCCCCGCTGCCGCCGCCACCGGCCGGTCCGATGCAGCAGCAGGCGCAGAAGGGAAACAATGTGCCCCTCGCGCTGACACGGGCGCCATCCAGGGGCGACGCCAAGCTGTCCGTGCGCAGCCCGGCATTCGCCGGCGGCGCGCCGATGGCCGCCAAGTACAGCGAATATGCCGAGGGCGTGTCGCCGCCGCTGACGTGGGCAGCCGTCGAGGGCGCCAAATCCTATGTCGTCATCGCGGAAGACCCGGACGCGCCGCAAAAACCGTTTGTGCATTGGCTGGCGTGGAATATTCCGTCATCGGTCACCGCCTTGCCCGAGGGATTGCAGGAGCAGCCCCGCCTGACCGAGCCGGAGGGCGTGCTCCAGGGCAGGAATACGCGCGGGTCGCTCGGCTACTACGGGCCCCGTCCGCCGGTCGGCGATCCGGCGCACCACTATCACTTCCAGCTATTCGCGCTCGATACGACACTGACGCTTCCGTTCGGCGCGGATCGCGACCAACTGCTACAAGCGATCCAGGGCCACGTTCTGGCCAAGGGCGAAGTGGTCGGCCGCTACGCTCAGTCGCAACAACCACCGAAGTAA
- a CDS encoding DUF4142 domain-containing protein, giving the protein MKTTQFLTALTLGIAFAHSASAQTVSKADTDRLNAIAQANIAEIETGKIALEKSSNADVKQFAQSMIDDHSKGLEETKKVAAAKKLTLPTEPDAEHKKMAEKLKTLSGAAFDKEYVSKAGVADHAKVHAALKQDIAKAQDADVKALATKLEPTVAHHGEMAKKLNAAIK; this is encoded by the coding sequence ATGAAAACTACGCAATTTCTGACCGCATTGACCCTTGGCATCGCCTTCGCCCATTCCGCCTCCGCACAGACGGTATCGAAAGCCGACACCGACCGCCTGAACGCCATCGCGCAAGCCAACATCGCCGAAATCGAAACCGGCAAGATCGCGCTGGAAAAGTCCAGCAACGCCGACGTCAAGCAATTCGCGCAGTCGATGATCGACGACCACAGCAAAGGCCTCGAGGAAACCAAGAAAGTGGCCGCCGCCAAGAAGCTGACCTTGCCGACGGAGCCCGATGCAGAGCACAAAAAGATGGCCGAGAAGCTCAAAACCCTATCCGGCGCCGCCTTCGACAAGGAATATGTGAGCAAGGCCGGCGTTGCCGACCATGCGAAGGTGCACGCCGCGCTGAAACAAGACATCGCCAAAGCGCAGGACGCGGACGTCAAGGCGTTGGCGACGAAGCTTGAGCCGACCGTTGCGCATCACGGCGAGATGGCCAAAAAGCTCAACGCGGCGATCAAGTAA
- a CDS encoding ATP-binding protein — MSHAPELFHRAVLAERLAKQVLTVAVGSAASSGVFLAAPRRTGKSTFVREDLRPAFERAGALVVYADLWANPTTDPGEVIVAALRASLATKAGVVMRLAKASGLSKIAVGGAVNFDLDRVGLGKDVSLTQALVALSDETRQAIVLIIDEAQHAITTDPGIAALFALKAARDELNSSHHHGLRVVCTGSNRDKLAMLRNSKDQAFYGAPMVNFPMLGKDFIEWFCQKAELPFPLFPEKVWPLFVEAGYRPELLGSAADTLRFNFEISADTGPDMFENEVRDLATEINQVQRKVIRSLTPIQQVVLRVMAATGSDYAPFEASTMELYRRGLQLADETEDDVRIDVPGVQQALLALQEKKLVWRAARGVYAIEEQTVTDILATDGLLRGLDPPAE, encoded by the coding sequence ATGTCCCACGCACCAGAGTTGTTCCACCGGGCTGTGTTGGCGGAGAGGCTTGCCAAGCAAGTGTTGACTGTCGCAGTCGGTAGCGCCGCCAGCTCGGGTGTGTTTCTCGCGGCGCCGCGCCGCACCGGCAAGTCGACGTTCGTCCGTGAAGACCTGCGGCCGGCTTTCGAGCGTGCAGGCGCCCTCGTCGTCTACGCCGATTTGTGGGCCAATCCGACAACAGATCCCGGAGAGGTCATTGTCGCGGCCCTTCGAGCTTCGCTTGCAACGAAAGCCGGTGTTGTCATGCGCTTGGCTAAGGCATCCGGGCTGAGCAAGATCGCTGTTGGCGGTGCTGTCAATTTTGACCTCGACCGCGTGGGATTGGGGAAGGACGTATCTCTGACCCAAGCGCTTGTGGCGCTATCCGATGAAACCAGGCAGGCGATCGTCCTGATCATCGACGAGGCTCAACATGCAATCACGACCGACCCCGGTATTGCAGCCCTGTTTGCTTTGAAGGCGGCGCGCGATGAATTAAACAGTTCGCATCACCACGGCTTGCGGGTAGTCTGCACCGGCTCGAACCGTGACAAGCTGGCCATGCTTCGAAATAGTAAGGACCAAGCGTTTTACGGTGCGCCGATGGTCAATTTCCCTATGCTCGGGAAAGATTTTATCGAGTGGTTTTGTCAGAAAGCGGAACTTCCATTCCCACTGTTCCCGGAAAAGGTGTGGCCCCTTTTTGTGGAGGCCGGTTATCGCCCTGAATTGTTGGGTTCTGCAGCCGACACGCTGCGGTTCAATTTCGAAATCAGTGCGGATACCGGCCCGGACATGTTCGAAAACGAGGTCCGCGATCTGGCAACTGAAATTAATCAGGTACAACGGAAGGTGATCCGTAGTTTGACCCCTATCCAACAAGTGGTCTTGCGTGTGATGGCCGCGACCGGCAGCGACTACGCGCCGTTCGAGGCTTCGACCATGGAGCTATACCGGAGGGGTCTACAGCTGGCGGACGAAACCGAGGACGATGTACGAATCGATGTGCCCGGCGTTCAACAAGCACTCCTTGCTCTTCAGGAGAAGAAATTGGTCTGGCGCGCCGCGCGTGGAGTGTATGCCATCGAAGAACAGACAGTGACGGACATTCTTGCGACGGATGGGCTGTTAAGAGGCTTGGACCCTCCAGCGGAGTAA
- the ssb gene encoding single-stranded DNA-binding protein: MASVNKVIIVGNLGRDPEIRYMPSGDAIANIAVATSYKSKDRNTGEQKEQTEWHRISFFGRLAEIVGQYLKKGSSVYVEGRLQTRKYTDKDGVEKYATDIIAEQMQMLGGRQGMGDGGGMDDGGGYESAPPQRQAPAPRPQMAAPAPRPAPKPAPNFSDMDDDIPF, encoded by the coding sequence ATGGCATCAGTCAACAAAGTCATCATCGTCGGCAATCTGGGTCGCGATCCGGAAATTCGCTACATGCCTAGCGGTGACGCGATCGCCAACATTGCCGTGGCGACATCGTACAAATCGAAGGACCGCAACACCGGCGAGCAGAAAGAGCAAACCGAGTGGCACCGCATCTCGTTCTTCGGCCGCCTGGCGGAAATCGTCGGCCAATACCTGAAGAAGGGTTCGTCGGTCTACGTTGAAGGCCGCCTGCAGACCCGCAAGTACACCGATAAAGATGGCGTAGAGAAATACGCGACCGACATCATCGCCGAGCAAATGCAAATGCTGGGTGGCCGTCAAGGCATGGGCGATGGCGGCGGCATGGATGATGGTGGCGGCTACGAATCGGCCCCGCCGCAGCGTCAGGCTCCGGCTCCGCGTCCGCAGATGGCCGCTCCGGCGCCACGTCCGGCACCGAAGCCGGCGCCGAACTTCTCGGATATGGATGACGACATTCCGTTCTGA